The following are encoded together in the Rhodamnia argentea isolate NSW1041297 unplaced genomic scaffold, ASM2092103v1 Rarg_v2.48, whole genome shotgun sequence genome:
- the LOC125313482 gene encoding ribulose bisphosphate carboxylase large chain, translating to MSCREGLMSPQTETKASVGFKAGVKDYKLTYYTPDYETKDTDILAAFRVTPQPGVPPEEAGAAVAAESSTGTWTTVWTDGLTSLDRYKGRCYNIEPVAGEENQYICYVAYPLDLFEEGSVTNMFTSIVGNVFGFKALRALRLEDLRIPTSYTKTFQGPPHGIQVERDKLNKYGRPLLGCTIKPKLGLSAKNYGRAVYECLRGGLDFTKDDENVNSQPFMRWRDRFVFCAEALFKAQAETGEIKGHYLNATAGTCEEMMKRAVFARELGVPIVMHDYLTGGFTANTSLAHYCRDNGLLLHIHRAMHAVIDRQKNHGMHFRVLAKALRLSGGDHIHAGTVVGKLEGERDITLGFVDLLRDDFVEKDRSRGIYFTQDWVSLPGVLPVASGGIHVWHMPALTEIFGDDSVLQFGGGTLGHPWGNAPGAVANRVALEACVQARNEGRDLAREGNEIIREASKWSPELAAACEVWKEIKFEFQAMDTL from the coding sequence ATGAGTTGTAGGGAGGGACTTATGTCACCACAAACAGAGACTAAAGCAAGTGTTGGATTCAAAGCTGGTGTTAAAGATTATAAACTGACTTATTATACTCCTGACTATGAAACCAAAGATACTGATATCTTGGCGGCATTCCGAGTAACTCCTCAACCTGGAGTTCCTCCTGAGGAAGCAGGGGCTGCGGTAGCTGCTGAATCTTCTACTGGTACATGGACAACTGTGTGGACCGATGGGCTTACCAGCCTTGATCGTTATAAAGGAAGATGCTACAACATCGAGCCTGTTGCTGGAGAAGAAAATCAATATATATGTTATGTAGCTTACCCTTTAGACCTTTTTGAAGAAGGTTCTGTTACTAATATGTTTACTTCCATTGTGGGTAATGTATTTGGGTTCAAAGCCCTGCGCGCTCTACGTCTGGAGGATCTGCGAATCCCTACTTCCTATACGAAAACTTTCCAAGGCCCGCCTCATGGCATCCAAGTTGAGAGAGATAAATTGAACAAGTATGGGCGTcctctattgggatgtactaTTAAACCTAAATTGGGGTTATCCGCTAAGAACTACGGTAGAGCAGTTTATGAATGTCTTCGTGGTGGACTTGATTTTACGAAAGATGATGAGAACGTGAACTCACAACCATTTATGCGTTGGAGAGACCGTTTCGTATTTTGTGCCGAAGCACTTTTTAAAGCACAGGCTGAAACAGGTGAAATCAAAGGGCATTACTTGAATGCTACTGCAGGTACATGcgaagaaatgatgaaaagggcTGTATTTGCCAGAGAATTGGGAGTTCCTATCGTAATGCATGACTACTTAACAGGGGGATTCACTGCAAATACTAGCTTGGCTCATTATTGCCGAGATAATGGTCTACTTCTTCACATCCATCGTGCAATGCATGCAGTTATTGATAGACAGAAAAATCATGGTATGCACTTTCGGGTACTAGCTAAAGCCTTACGTCTGTCTGGTGGAGATCATATTCACGCTGGCACTGTAGTAGGTAAACTTGAAGGAGAAAGAGACATTACTTTGGGCTTTGTTGATTTACTACGTGATGATTTTGTTGAAAAAGATCGAAGCCGCGGTATTTATTTCACTCAAGATTGGGTCTCTCTACCAGGTGTTCTGCCCGTAGCTTCTGGGGGTATTCACGTTTGGCATATGCCTGCTCTGACCGAGATCTTTGGAGATGATTCTGTACTACAATTCGGCGGAGGAACTTTAGGACACCCTTGGGGAAATGCACCGGGTGCCGTAGCGAATCGAGTAGCTCTGGAAGCATGCGTACAAGCTCGTAATGAGGGACGTGATCTTGCTCGTGAGGGTAATGAAATTATCCGTGAGGCTAGCAAATGGAGTCCTGAACTAGCTGCTGCTTGTGAAGTATGGAAGGagatcaaatttgaattccaaGCAATGGATACTTTGTAA